One window of the Vigna radiata var. radiata cultivar VC1973A chromosome 1, Vradiata_ver6, whole genome shotgun sequence genome contains the following:
- the LOC106775188 gene encoding uncharacterized GPI-anchored protein At4g28100 — MTLTLPPPKSPFLKTLFFLLTLFPSYLALPDPDAAASASLQPITPHPSSTGTIPAFPEQADVEGCPLNLSDEHYEGIKSACGSSKNAADKDLHRSRCCPVLAAWLYSAYSVTALGGGMQHERASQSHTTSYDMPLLPDDSETCVSDLGKALKVRGIQLVQPNETCDVVYCYCGIRLHPLTCTESFSVTPSGSLVVDGSVRRLERDCLSSSNNVNKFPGLGGCSKCLHSLYSLRKKSSNSSKSEDRTTKIHNKDCELMGLTWLLAKNRTAYIHTVSGVLRALMLSNEGSDPQSCTLNSDGMPLAVDSSEMSDESPSSYLQAPIFLSLLLLGVHYFSVHGICKSGSVLCA; from the exons ATGACACTGACACTACCTCCTCCAAAATCGCCATTTTTAAAGACCCTTTTCTTCCTCCTCACTCTCTTCCCTAGCTACCTTGCTCTCCCTGATCCTGATGCTGCTGCTTCAGCATCACTTCAGCCTATCACACCACACCCTTCATCAACAGGAACAATCCCTGCATTCCCGGAACAAGCTGATGTTGAAGGGTGCCCTCTTAACCTCTCTGATGAACACTATGAAGGGATAAAGAGTGCATGCGGCTCCAGCAAAAATGCTGCAGATAAGGACCTCCACCGTAGCAGATGCTGTCCGGTGCTTGCTGCCTGGCTCTATTCTGCTTACTCGGTCACTGCCCTTGGTGGTGGAATGCAACACGAACGTGCCTCACAAAGCCATACCACATCCTATGACATGCCCTTGTTGCCTGATGATTCAGAAACATGTGTGAGCGATCTGGGGAAGGCCTTGAAAGTTAGAGGAATCCAGCTTGTCCAGCCTAACGAGACTTGTGATGTGGTGTATTGCTACTGCGGCATTAGGCTCCATCCTTTAACCTGCACCGAATCTTTTTCAGTTACTCCAAGTGGGAGTCTTGTGGTGGATGGAAGTGTTAGAAGATTGGAAAGGGATTGCTTGAGTAGCAGCAACAATGTCAATAAGTTTCCAGGCCTAGGAGGATGCTCCAAGTGCTTGCATAGTCTCTATTCG CTTAGAAAGAAGTCTTCAAATTCAAGCAAGTCAGAAGATAGGACCACCAAGATCCATAACAAAGACTGTGAACTAATGGGTCTAACATGGCTTCTGGCAAAGAATCGAACAGCTTACATTCACACAGTTTCTGGGGTTCTTCGAGCTCTGATGTTGAGCAACGAAGGGTCTGACCCACAATCATGCACTCTAAACAGTGATGGAATGCCTCTTGCCGTTGATTCATCTGAAATGTCAGATGAATCTCCATCAAGCTACCTCCAAGCACCgatttttctctctttgttaCTCCTTGGAGTGCATTATTTCAGTGTACATGGCATTTGTAAATCTGGATCCGTGCTCTGTGCTTAg
- the LOC106766513 gene encoding uncharacterized protein At5g39865 translates to MGCVSSNLLNQDEEFTQLGSSALGHHIVSLTSTTYGLLTLDPPHTTTPSTPPSRFTLASLFPSEPNSEPKSLWSEPRPFRSEPEIINSWELMSGLDTESFRFSKENSNPNIPTPTKPAPTPSNRFERICPPSGENRVVIYTTTLRGVRKTFEACNSVRAAFEALGVAICERDVSMDSGFREELRGLLKGKQREAMVPPRVFVKGLYIGGAEEMLKVAEDGLLGELLKGLPKKKVGAVCEGCGDMRFLPCFNCNGSCKSVVKEGGRVFVVKCLHCNENGLILCPVCS, encoded by the coding sequence atgGGTTGCGTTTCTTCCAATCTTCTCAACCAAGACGAAGAATTCACCCAACTGGGTTCCTCCGCCTTGGGCCACCACATCGTCTCCCTCACCTCCACCACCTACGGCCTTCTCACCCTCGACCCACCGCACACCACCACCCCTTCTACGCCTCCTTCACGTTTCACCCTAGCCTCTCTTTTCCCCTCCGAACCAAACTCCGAACCCAAGTCCCTTTGGTCCGAACCAAGACCCTTCCGATCCGAACCCGAGATCATCAACTCATGGGAACTCATGTCCGGTCTCGACACCGAAAGCTTCCGCTTTTCCAAAGAAAACTCCAACCCTAACATCCCCACTCCCACCAAACCCGCTCCAACGCCATCGAACCGGTTCGAGCGAATATGTCCCCCGAGCGGGGAAAACCGCGTGGTGATCTACACGACGACGTTGCGCGGCGTGCGGAAAACGTTCGAGGCGTGCAACTCGGTGCGCGCGGCGTTCGAGGCCCTGGGCGTGGCTATCTGCGAGCGTGACGTGTCGATGGACAGCGGGTTCCGGGAGGAGCTGAGAGGGTTGCTGAAGGGGAAGCAGAGAGAAGCGATGGTTCCTCCGAGAGTGTTCGTGAAGGGCCTCTACATCGGTGGCGCCGAGGAAATGCTGAAGGTCGCCGAAGATGGTCTTCTCGGAGAACTGCTTAAGGGGTTGccgaagaagaaggttggtgctgTTTGTGAGGGTTGCGGGGACATGAGGTTCTTGCCTTGCTTCAACTGTAATGGCAGTTGCAAGAGTGTTGTTAAGGAAGGGGGAAGAGTATTTGTTGTTAAGTGTCTCCATTGCAATGAAAATGGCTTGATCTTGTGCCCTGTTTGTTCTTGA
- the LOC106756170 gene encoding pentatricopeptide repeat-containing protein At4g02750 isoform X1: MRGKFNLRQLHSSNFQLQRPSNFPKPHLKEKDSHTVKCTKAISTHMRNGHCDLALRVFNSMPIRNSVSYNAMISGYLRNAEFSLARNLFDRMPHKDLFSWNLMLTGYVRNRRLRDARVLFDSMPEKDVVSWNAMLSGYVRSGHADEAREVFDEMPHKNSISWNGLLAAYVRSGRLEEASNLFESKSDWELISWNCLMGGYVKRNMLGEARLLFDQMPIRDVVSWNTMISGYAQDGDLSQARRLFAESPVRDVFTWAAMVYAYVQNGMLDEARTVFDEMPQRTEMSYNTMIAGYVQYKRMDMARKLFEAMPFPNIGSWNIMISCYCQEGDVAQARNLFDGMPEHDSVSWAAIIAGYAQNGHHEEAMNMLVEMKRDGEGLNRSTFCCALSTCADIAALELGKQVHGQLVKTGYENGCLVGNALVGMYCKCGCIDEAYEVFQGIQHKDIVSWNTMLSGYARHGFGRLALRVFESMITAGVKPDEITMVGVLSACSHNGLTDRGIEYFHSMDKDYGVTPNSKHYTCMIDLLGRAGRLEEAQNLIRNMPFEPDVAIWGALLGASRIRGNMELSEKAAEMVFKMEPNNSATYVLLSNLYAASKRWVDVRKIRMKMREVGVHKTPGYSWVEIHNKIHTFTAGDCFHPEKRRIYAFLEELDLKMKQEGYVPATKLVLHNVEEEEKKHMLKYHSEKLAVAFGILTIPAGRPIRVMKNLRVCEDCHNAIKHISKIVGRLIIKFKRIMYIPWKSSIEELDDPTLVF, encoded by the exons ATGCGCGGGAAGTTTAACTTGAGACAGTTACACAGCAGCAACTTTCAACTTCAACGACCCTCTAATTTTCCGAAACCCCATTTGAAAGAGAAGGACTCCCACACCGTGAAATGCACCAAAGCCATCTCTACCCACATGCGCAATGGCCACTGCGACTTGGCTCTCCGAGTCTTCAACTCCATGCCGATTCGAAACTCTGTCTCCTACAACGCCATGATATCGGGGTACTTGAGGAACGCAGAGTTCTCACTTGCAAGGAACCTGTTTGATAGAATGCCCCACAAAGACCTGTTTTCCTGGAATCTAATGCTTACTGGCTACGTCAGGAACCGCAGACTCCGTGATGCTCGCGTGTTGTTTGATTCAATGCCCGAAAAGGATGTTGTTTCCTGGAATGCCATGCTGTCTGGGTATGTCCGGAGTGGGCACGCTGATGAGGCAAGGGAAGTTTTTGATGAGATGCCTCACAAGAATTCCATCTCGTGGAATGGGTTGCTTGCAGCATATGTTCGGAGTGGGAGACTCGAAGAGGCCAGTAACTTGTTTGAGTCCAAGTCAGACTGGGAATTGATTTCTTGGAATTGTTTGATGGGTGGGTATGTGAAGAGAAACATGTTAGGCGAAGCTAGGCTTCTTTTTGATCAAATGCCTATTAGGGACGTAGTTTCCTGGAATACCATGATTTCAGGTTATGCACAGGATGGAGATTTGTCGCAGGCTAGGAGATTGTTTGCGGAGTCTCCAGTAAGGGATGTTTTCACGTGGGCGGCAATGGTGTATGCCTATGTGCAGAATGGAATGTTGGATGAAGCGAGGACAGTTTTCGATGAAATGCCACAGAGAACAGAGATGTCGTACAATACAATGATTGCTGGTTATGTACAATACAAGAGAATGGACATGGCAAGAAAATTGTTTGAGGCGATGCCTTTTCCAAATATAGGTTCATGGAATATCATGATAAGCTGTTATTGTCAGGAGGGTGATGTAGCACAGGCAAGGAACTTGTTTGATGGGATGCCTGAGCATGATTCTGTATCTTGGGCAGCTATTATTGCTGGTTATGCTCAGAATGGTCACCATGAAGAAGCTATGAACATGCTTGTGGAGATGAAACGAGATGGAGAAGGTTTAAATAGATCTACCTTTTGTTGTGCGCTGAGCACATGTGCTGATATAGCTGCTTTGGAGTTAGGGAAACAAGTTCATGGGCAGTTGGTGAAGACAGGGTATGAGAACGGCTGTTTAGTGGGGAATGCACTTGTTGGAATGTATTGTAAATGTGGCTGCATAGATGAAGCTTATGAAGTGTTTCAAGGAATACAACATAAAGATATCGTCTCATGGAACACAATGTTATCTGGTTATGCTAGGCATGGATTTGGCAGGCTGGCTTTAAGAGTATTTGAGTCGATGATCACAGCAGGGGTTAAACCTGATGAGATTACCATG GTTGGCGTGCTGTCAGCTTGCAGTCATAATGGCTTGACAGACAGGGGTATTGAATATTTTCATTCTATGGATAAGGATTATGGTGTAACACCAAATTCAAAACATTATACTTGCATGATCGATCTTCTTGGTAGAGCAGGTCGTCTGGAAGAAGCACAGAACTTAATCAGAAACATGCCTTTCGAGCCAGATGTTGCAATCTGGGGAGCTCTATTAGGTGCAAGCCGAATTCGTGGCAATATGGAACTGAGTGAGAAGGCTGCTGAGATGGTTTTCAAGATGGAACCTAATAACTCGGCCACGTATGTTcttctttcaaatttatatgCAGCTTCAAAAAGATGGGTCGATGTTaggaaaattagaatgaaaatgagGGAAGTTGGTGTTCATAAAACACCAGGGTATAGTTGGGTTGAGATACATAACAAGATTCATACATTCACAGCTGGGGATTGTTTTCACCCAGAGAAGCGTAGAATATATGCCTTCTTAGAagagttagatttaaaaatgaaacaagaaGGGTATGTTCCTGCAACAAAATTGGTCTTGCACAATGTGGAAGAGGAGGAGAAGAAGCATATGCTAAAGTATCACAGTGAGAAATTAGCTGTAGCATTTGGAATTCTGACTATTCCGGCTGGTAGACCAATACGTGTCATGAAAAACTTGCGAGTCTGTGAAGACTGCCATAATGCCATCAAACACATATCCAAGATTGTTGGAAGGTTGATAATC aaatttaaaagaattatgtaTATACCGTGGAAAAGTTCGATCGAAGAACTGGATGATCCAACTCTTGTTTTCtaa
- the LOC106756170 gene encoding pentatricopeptide repeat-containing protein At4g02750 isoform X2, producing MRGKFNLRQLHSSNFQLQRPSNFPKPHLKEKDSHTVKCTKAISTHMRNGHCDLALRVFNSMPIRNSVSYNAMISGYLRNAEFSLARNLFDRMPHKDLFSWNLMLTGYVRNRRLRDARVLFDSMPEKDVVSWNAMLSGYVRSGHADEAREVFDEMPHKNSISWNGLLAAYVRSGRLEEASNLFESKSDWELISWNCLMGGYVKRNMLGEARLLFDQMPIRDVVSWNTMISGYAQDGDLSQARRLFAESPVRDVFTWAAMVYAYVQNGMLDEARTVFDEMPQRTEMSYNTMIAGYVQYKRMDMARKLFEAMPFPNIGSWNIMISCYCQEGDVAQARNLFDGMPEHDSVSWAAIIAGYAQNGHHEEAMNMLVEMKRDGEGLNRSTFCCALSTCADIAALELGKQVHGQLVKTGYENGCLVGNALVGMYCKCGCIDEAYEVFQGIQHKDIVSWNTMLSGYARHGFGRLALRVFESMITAGVKPDEITMVGVLSACSHNGLTDRGIEYFHSMDKDYGVTPNSKHYTCMIDLLGRAGRLEEAQNLIRNMPFEPDVAIWGALLGASRIRGNMELSEKAAEMVFKMEPNNSATYVLLSNLYAASKRWVDVRKIRMKMREVGVHKTPGYSWVEIHNKIHTFTAGDCFHPEKRRIYAFLEELDLKMKQEGYVPATKLVLHNVEEEEKKHMLKYHSEKLAVAFGILTIPAGRPIRVMKNLRVCEDCHNAIKHISKIVGRLIIVRDSHRFHHFSVGNCSCGDYW from the exons ATGCGCGGGAAGTTTAACTTGAGACAGTTACACAGCAGCAACTTTCAACTTCAACGACCCTCTAATTTTCCGAAACCCCATTTGAAAGAGAAGGACTCCCACACCGTGAAATGCACCAAAGCCATCTCTACCCACATGCGCAATGGCCACTGCGACTTGGCTCTCCGAGTCTTCAACTCCATGCCGATTCGAAACTCTGTCTCCTACAACGCCATGATATCGGGGTACTTGAGGAACGCAGAGTTCTCACTTGCAAGGAACCTGTTTGATAGAATGCCCCACAAAGACCTGTTTTCCTGGAATCTAATGCTTACTGGCTACGTCAGGAACCGCAGACTCCGTGATGCTCGCGTGTTGTTTGATTCAATGCCCGAAAAGGATGTTGTTTCCTGGAATGCCATGCTGTCTGGGTATGTCCGGAGTGGGCACGCTGATGAGGCAAGGGAAGTTTTTGATGAGATGCCTCACAAGAATTCCATCTCGTGGAATGGGTTGCTTGCAGCATATGTTCGGAGTGGGAGACTCGAAGAGGCCAGTAACTTGTTTGAGTCCAAGTCAGACTGGGAATTGATTTCTTGGAATTGTTTGATGGGTGGGTATGTGAAGAGAAACATGTTAGGCGAAGCTAGGCTTCTTTTTGATCAAATGCCTATTAGGGACGTAGTTTCCTGGAATACCATGATTTCAGGTTATGCACAGGATGGAGATTTGTCGCAGGCTAGGAGATTGTTTGCGGAGTCTCCAGTAAGGGATGTTTTCACGTGGGCGGCAATGGTGTATGCCTATGTGCAGAATGGAATGTTGGATGAAGCGAGGACAGTTTTCGATGAAATGCCACAGAGAACAGAGATGTCGTACAATACAATGATTGCTGGTTATGTACAATACAAGAGAATGGACATGGCAAGAAAATTGTTTGAGGCGATGCCTTTTCCAAATATAGGTTCATGGAATATCATGATAAGCTGTTATTGTCAGGAGGGTGATGTAGCACAGGCAAGGAACTTGTTTGATGGGATGCCTGAGCATGATTCTGTATCTTGGGCAGCTATTATTGCTGGTTATGCTCAGAATGGTCACCATGAAGAAGCTATGAACATGCTTGTGGAGATGAAACGAGATGGAGAAGGTTTAAATAGATCTACCTTTTGTTGTGCGCTGAGCACATGTGCTGATATAGCTGCTTTGGAGTTAGGGAAACAAGTTCATGGGCAGTTGGTGAAGACAGGGTATGAGAACGGCTGTTTAGTGGGGAATGCACTTGTTGGAATGTATTGTAAATGTGGCTGCATAGATGAAGCTTATGAAGTGTTTCAAGGAATACAACATAAAGATATCGTCTCATGGAACACAATGTTATCTGGTTATGCTAGGCATGGATTTGGCAGGCTGGCTTTAAGAGTATTTGAGTCGATGATCACAGCAGGGGTTAAACCTGATGAGATTACCATG GTTGGCGTGCTGTCAGCTTGCAGTCATAATGGCTTGACAGACAGGGGTATTGAATATTTTCATTCTATGGATAAGGATTATGGTGTAACACCAAATTCAAAACATTATACTTGCATGATCGATCTTCTTGGTAGAGCAGGTCGTCTGGAAGAAGCACAGAACTTAATCAGAAACATGCCTTTCGAGCCAGATGTTGCAATCTGGGGAGCTCTATTAGGTGCAAGCCGAATTCGTGGCAATATGGAACTGAGTGAGAAGGCTGCTGAGATGGTTTTCAAGATGGAACCTAATAACTCGGCCACGTATGTTcttctttcaaatttatatgCAGCTTCAAAAAGATGGGTCGATGTTaggaaaattagaatgaaaatgagGGAAGTTGGTGTTCATAAAACACCAGGGTATAGTTGGGTTGAGATACATAACAAGATTCATACATTCACAGCTGGGGATTGTTTTCACCCAGAGAAGCGTAGAATATATGCCTTCTTAGAagagttagatttaaaaatgaaacaagaaGGGTATGTTCCTGCAACAAAATTGGTCTTGCACAATGTGGAAGAGGAGGAGAAGAAGCATATGCTAAAGTATCACAGTGAGAAATTAGCTGTAGCATTTGGAATTCTGACTATTCCGGCTGGTAGACCAATACGTGTCATGAAAAACTTGCGAGTCTGTGAAGACTGCCATAATGCCATCAAACACATATCCAAGATTGTTGGAAGGTTGATAATCGTAAGGGATTCTCATCGATTTCACCACTTCAGTGTGGGTAATTGTTCTTGTGGGGATTATTGGTGA
- the LOC106766584 gene encoding pentatricopeptide repeat-containing protein At4g02750 gives MKTFNTMHTNYTYVVRHLRMCNSRYLSTNSFWSKRRSRSSKSSSITTNSVKVKDPDILTWNKAISSHMRNGRCDSALRVFNSMPCRSSVSYNAMISGYLRNAKFSLARELFDKMPERDLFSWNVMLTGYVRNRRLGEARKLFDLMPEKDVCSWNAMLSGYAQNGFVDEAREVFNRMPHRNSISWNGLLAAYVHNGRLEEARKLFESQSNWELISWNCLMGGYVKRNLLGDARLIFDRMPVRDAISWNTMISGYAQVGDLSQAKRLFHASPVRDVFTWTAMVSGYVQNGMLDEARKYFDEMPVKNEISYNAMLAGYVQDKKMDIARQLFEAMPCRNISSWNTMITGYCQNGGITQAKKLFDVMPQRDCVSWAAIITGYAQNEHFEEALNMFVEMKRDGENSNRSTFSCALSTCADIAALELGKQVHGQVVKAGFETGCFVGNALLGMYFKCGSTDEANNVFEGIEEKDVVSWNTMIAGYARHGFGGQALILFESMKKTGVKPDEITMVGVLSACSHSGLIDRGTEYFYTMNRDYSVTPSSKHYTCMIDLLGRAGRLEEAENLMRKMPFEPGAASWGALLGASRIHGNIELGEKAAEMVFKMEPHNSGMYVLLSNLYAASGRWVDVGKMRSRMKEVGVQKVTGYSWVEVQNKIHTFAVGDCFHPEKDRIYAFLEELDLEMKREGYVSSTKLVLHDVEEEEKEHMLRYHSEKLAVAFGILTIPAGRPIRVIKNLRVCQDCHNAIKHISKIVGRLIILRDSNRFHHFNDGICSCGDYW, from the exons ATGAAGACTTTCAATACAATGCACACCAACTATACCTATGTTGTGAGGCACTTGCGTATGTGTAATTCACGTTATCTTTCTACGAATAGTTTTTGGAGTAAAAGACGAAGCAGAAGCAGCAAGTCTTCATCAATCACCACCAACTCCGTCAAAGTCAAAGACCCTGACATTTTGACATGGAACAAGGCCATATCTTCCCACATGCGCAATGGTCGCTGCGACTCTGCTCTCCGAGTCTTCAACTCCATGCCTTGCCGCAGCTCTGTCTCCTACAACGCCATGATATCTGGGTACTTGAGGAACGCAAAGTTCTCCCTCGCAAGagaactgtttgataaaatgcctGAGAGGGACTTGTTTTCCTGGAATGTTATGCTCACTGGATATGTCAGGAACCGCAGGCTCGGAGAAGCTCGCAAGTTGTTTGACCTTATGCCTGAAAAGGATGTTTGTTCCTGGAATGCCATGTTGTCTGGGTATGCCCAGAATGGGTTTGTTGATGAGGCAAGGGAGGTTTTTAATAGGATGCCTCATAGGAATTCAATCTCCTGGAATGGGCTGCTTGCCGCTTATGTTCACAACGGGAGACTTGAGGAGGCACGGAAATTGTTTGAGTCCCAATCGAACTGGGAATTGATTTCTTGGAATTGTTTGATGGGTGGGTATGTGAAGAGAAACTTGTTGGGTGATGCTAGGCTGATTTTTGACCGAATGCCTGTTAGGGATGCCATCTCCTGGAATACTATGATTTCTGGTTATGCCCAGGTTGGAGATTTGTCTCAGGCTAAGAGGTTGTTCCATGCATCTCCGGTGCGGGACGTGTTCACGTGGACGGCAATGGTTTCTGGATATGTGCAGAACGGAATGTTGGATGAAGCAAGAAAGTATTTTGATGAGATGCctgtaaaaaatgaaatttcatacAATGCTATGCTTGCGGGATATGTGCAAGACAAGAAAATGGACATTGCAAGGCAGTTGTTTGAGGCAATGCCTTGTCGCAATATAAGTTCATGGAATACCATGATTACTGGCTATTGTCAGAATGGTGGTATAACTCAAGCTAAAAAGTTGTTTGACGTGATGCCTCAGCGTGATTGTGTATCTTGGGCTGCTATCATTACTGGCTATGCTCAGAATGAACACTTTGAGGAGGCTCTTAACATGTTTGTGGAGATGAAACGAGATGGGGAAAATTCCAATAGGTCTACCTTTAGTTGTGCTTTGAGCACATGTGCTGATATTGCTGCCTTGGAGTTAGGGAAACAAGTTCACGGGCAGGTGGTGAAGGCAGGATTTGAGACTGGGTGTTTTGTGGGAAATGCGCTTCTTGGGATGTATTTTAAATGTGGCAGCACAGATGAAGCTAATAATGTGTTTGAAGGAATAGAGGAGAAAGATGTCGTCTCTTGGAACACAATGATAGCCGGTTATGCTAGGCATGGATTTGGTGGACAGGCTTTAATATTATTCGAATCAATGAAGAAAACAGGTGTTAAACCTGATGAGATTACAATG GTGGGTGTTTTATCTGCATGTAGTCATTCTGGCTTGATAGACAGGGGAACTGAATACTTTTATACAATGAATAGGGATTACAGTGTAACACCAAGTTCAAAACATTATACTTGCATGATTGATCTTCTTGGAAGAGCTGGCCGCCTGGAAGAAGCAGAGAACTTAATGAGAAAAATGCCTTTTGAGCCCGGTGCTGCATCATGGGGAGCTCTATTAGGGGCAAGCCGGATTCATGGTAATATTGAACTAGGTGAGAAGGCTGCTGAGATGGTTTTTAAGATGGAACCTCACAACTCAGGGATGTATGTCCTTCTTTCAAATCTATATGCGGCTTCTGGTAGGTGGGTTGATGTTGGCAAGATGAGATCAAGAATGAAGGAAGTTGGCGTGCAGAAGGTAACTGGGTATAGTTGGGTTGAGGTACAAAACAAGATTCATACGTTCGCAGTTGGGGATTGTTTCCACCCAGAAAAGGATAGAATATATGCCTTCTTAGAAGAGCTAGATTTGGAAATGAAGCGCGAGGGGTATGTTTCTTCAACAAAATTGGTTTTGCATGAtgtggaagaggaagaaaaggagCACATGCTCAGATATCATAGTGAGAAATTGGCTGTAGCATTTGGAATCCTGACTATTCCTGCTGGCAGACCAATACGAGTCATAAAAAACTTACGAGTTTGTCAAGACTGTCACAATGCCATCAAGCACATATCCAAGATCGTTGGAAGATTGATTATTTTAAGGGATTCTAACCGGTTTCACCACTTCAATGATGGTATTTGTTCCTGTGGGGATTATTGGTAA
- the LOC106773600 gene encoding mitogen-activated protein kinase 9 — MGGGGTLVEGIRRLFQRRASSSAENQNNANNSRVYVRDLRAQLASIPNHEHLLDPDFDFSTLKPIKVPAQIPFRPSSMDHHKKGAQESEFFTEYGEASQYQIQEVVGKGSYGVVGSAVDTHTGERVAIKKISDVFEHVSDATRILREIKLLRLLRHPDIVEIKHIMLPPSRREFRDIYVVFELMESDLHQVIKANDDLTPEHHQFFLYQLLRGLKYIHTANVFHRDLKPKNILANADCKLKICDFGLARVSFNDAPSAIFWTDYVATRWYRAPELCGSFFSKYTPAIDIWSIGCIFAEMLTGKPLFPGKNVVHQLDLMTDLLGTPPPESIARIRNEKAKRYLNSMRKKQPIPLSHKFPNADPLALRLLERLLAFDPKDRPSAEEALADPYFIGLANIDREPCTQPISKLEFEFERRKLTKDDVRELIYREILEYHPQMLQEHLRGGDQTSFMYPSGVDRFKRQFAHLEEHYGNGERSSPLQRQHASLPRERVCAPKDIEKKQDNDIENPSGSNLQSPPGSDVTGSQNGTSRSNYSARSLLKSASISASKCVVVKQNKDPEQEAIKEINDETMDDVTDVAALHA, encoded by the exons ATGGGTGGTGGAGGAACGCTCGTGGAAGGGATTCGAAGATTGTTTCAACGACGCGCTTCGAGCTCTGCTGAAAACCAAAACAATGCCAACAATAGCCGCGTCTACGTGAGAGATTTGCGCGCGCAGTTGGCTTCCATTCCCAACCACGAACACCTTCTTGACCCTGATTTCGATTTCTCTACCTTGAAGCCCATCAAAGTTCCCGCACAAATCCCCTTCAGACCATCTTCTATGGATCATCACAAAAAG GGTGCTCAAGAGTCAGAGTTTTTTACTGAGTATGGAGAGGCGAGTCAATACCAGATCCAAGAGGTTGTTGGAAAAGGAAGTTATGGTGTTGTGGGTTCTGCCGTTGATACTCACACGGGTGAAAGGGTTGCAATCAAGAAAATTAGTGATGTTTTTGAGCATGTATCCGATGCCACACGGATCCTTAGAGAAATTAAGCTCTTGCGGTTGCTTAGACATCCTGATATTGTGGAAATTAAGCATATTATGCTTCCTCCTTCCCGGAGAGAGTTCAGGGATATCTATGTAGTGTTTGAGTTGATGGAATCTGATCTCCATCAAGTAATCAAGGCCAATGATGATCTTACCCCCGAGCACCATCAATTTTTCTTGTACCAACTTCTAAGGGGCCTGAAATATATTCATACAG CGAACGTGTTTCACCGTGATCTGAAGCCAAAAAATATTCTTGCTAACGCTGACTGCAAACTAAAAATATGCGATTTTGGGCTTGCTCGAGTTTCATTCAATGATGCTCCATCAGCTATATTCTGGACT GATTATGTTGCAACTCGGTGGTACCGTGCACCTGAATTATGTGGTTCTTTTTTTTCCAAG TACACTCCTGCAATTGATATATGGAGCATTGGATGCATATTTGCAGAAATGCTCACTGGGAAGCCATTGTTTCCTGGAAAAAATGTTGTGCACCAATTGGATCTCATGACTGATTTGCTTGGCACTCCTCCTCCAGAGTCCATTGCAAGG ATTCGAAATGAAAAGGCCAAAAGGTATCTCAACAGCATGAGAAAAAAGCAACCAATTCCACTATCCCACAAATTTCCAAATGCAGATCCATTGGCTCTCCGGCTACTGGAACGGCTACTTGCATTTGATCCTAAAGACCGTCCATCAGCTGAAGAG GCACTAGCTGATCCTTACTTCATTGGTTTGGCGAACATAGACCGTGAACCATGCACTCAACCCATTTCAAAACTTGAGTTTGAAtttgagagaagaaaattgacCAAAGATGATGTCAGAGAGTTGATTTATCGAGAG ATTTTGGAGTATCATCCCCAAATGCTGCAAGAACATCTTCGTGGTGGAGATCAAACTAGCTTCATGTATCCAAG TGGGGTTGATCGGTTCAAGAGACAGTTTGCACATCTTGAGGAGCATTATGGGAATGGTGAACGAAGCTCTCCATTGCAGAGACAGCATGCCTCCTTACCTAG AGAGAGAGTTTGTGCTCCCAAGGATATTGAAAAGAAACAAGACAACGATATTGAAAATCCAAGTGGATCAAATCTACAGAGTCCTCCAGGGTCTGATGTGACAGGTTCTCAAAATGGAACCTCCAGATCGAACTACAGTGCGCGTAGCTTGTTAAAAAGTGCGAGCATTAGTGCTTCTAAGTGTGTAGTtgtgaaacaaaataaagatcCAGAG CAAGAGGCAATTAAGGAGATAAATGATGAGACGATGGATGATGTGACAGATGTTGCTGCCCTCCACGcttga